From the Bacillota bacterium genome, one window contains:
- a CDS encoding desulfoferrodoxin gives MTALNQVYRCGVCGNVVEVLHTGKGTLVCCGQPMELLPERTEKDEYREKHVPVVEGAGEGIKVTVGSVPHPMEEKHYIEWVEVLAGGRVCRKVLRPGDAPEVLFGGQAAGGTVRAYCNLHGLWKATF, from the coding sequence GTGACAGCCCTGAATCAGGTTTACAGGTGTGGCGTTTGCGGGAACGTGGTCGAAGTCTTGCATACCGGCAAGGGTACACTAGTTTGCTGTGGCCAGCCGATGGAGCTTCTTCCGGAAAGGACTGAGAAGGACGAGTACCGGGAGAAGCACGTGCCGGTGGTGGAGGGGGCGGGCGAGGGTATCAAGGTGACCGTGGGTTCGGTGCCGCACCCCATGGAGGAAAAGCACTACATCGAGTGGGTCGAGGTGCTGGCGGGCGGACGGGTGTGCCGCAAGGTCTTGCGGCCCGGCGATGCTCCCGAGGTTCTCTTCGGGGGGCAGGCGGCGGGAGGGACGGTGCGGGCCTACTGTAACCTCCACGGCTTGTGGAAGGCAACCTTTTAG
- a CDS encoding phenylalanine--tRNA ligase subunit beta translates to MRVPLGWLREYVEVPWDAEELAERLTWTGLKVESIDRLGEELAELVAARILEILPHPRSRALWVCRLEDGQAIRQVVTGAAGLAAGQVVAYARPGAVLPGGRRIGSQRFGGELSEGMLLTATELVLGEEHREGEGILVLPSGLAPSTDLVEYFGLRDTVLELELTVNYAVHCQSMVGVAREVAALTGGEVRLPPEFARSYQPAMSAGEDAHGEAAVLTSVRVEDAELCPRYTAILLRDVRPAFSPVPIQFRLHAAGMRPLGAVVDVTNYVMLELGQPLHAFDLARLEEHRIVVRRARPGERLRTLDGQERELTEEMLVIADACRPVGLAGVMGGEDTEVTSTTREVLMEAAWFHPVNIRRTSRQLGLRTGAAARFEKGIDPAGVLAASRRACCLLEEMGVARVVPGAIDVRSCPYGLRQVQLRPARVHTLLGLDIPPPQIRQMLVRLGFAVSPPGSARVEAPPGDGTGGRWRAASEGARDGRGQAAAEGGEDERWEVAVPTWRGDVVGEIDLIEEVARIYGYERIPSTLPAGSPAAGYLTREQRLIGRARQVLAAAGFSEALTFSLISPEAFDRLGLQGDDPRRRALTVRNPLSVEWSVLRTSLIPGLLGCLAHNQAHRVPRAGLFEISAVYLPRELPPRELPAERLHVAGAAYGPWREGHWSGDSPETDYFLMKGVVEYLLDALGVGPTEFTRAGEPFLHPGRQARVTVGEHLLGVVGELHPRAARAHEVEGRVAVFELDFTAILALATEERRYRPLPRYPAVSRDVAFMLADHIPAARAEEVIRRHGGPFLESLRLFDVYRGEGILPGHRSLAYSLVYRSPEKTLTDREVDEIHAGVRRALEIELGATLR, encoded by the coding sequence GTGCGGGTTCCGCTGGGATGGTTGCGGGAGTATGTGGAGGTGCCGTGGGATGCGGAAGAACTGGCAGAGCGGCTCACCTGGACCGGTCTGAAGGTTGAGAGCATCGACCGGCTGGGGGAGGAACTGGCCGAACTGGTTGCCGCTCGCATCCTGGAGATCCTCCCTCACCCCCGGTCCCGGGCCCTCTGGGTGTGCCGGCTGGAGGACGGGCAGGCAATCCGCCAGGTGGTCACTGGGGCAGCCGGGTTGGCGGCAGGTCAGGTGGTGGCCTACGCCCGTCCCGGGGCCGTGCTGCCCGGGGGGCGGCGGATAGGCAGCCAGCGCTTCGGGGGCGAACTGTCGGAAGGCATGCTCCTTACCGCCACGGAGCTGGTGCTGGGGGAGGAGCACCGGGAGGGTGAGGGGATCCTGGTGCTCCCGTCCGGGTTGGCTCCGAGCACCGACCTGGTGGAGTACTTTGGGCTGAGGGACACGGTGCTGGAACTTGAGCTCACCGTGAACTATGCCGTGCACTGCCAGAGTATGGTGGGAGTGGCCCGGGAAGTGGCCGCCCTGACCGGAGGAGAGGTGCGGTTGCCTCCCGAGTTCGCGCGCAGTTACCAGCCCGCCATGTCCGCGGGGGAGGACGCCCACGGGGAGGCCGCCGTCCTCACCTCCGTGCGGGTGGAGGATGCTGAACTTTGTCCCCGGTATACAGCCATTCTCCTGCGGGACGTGCGGCCGGCATTTTCGCCCGTGCCCATCCAGTTCCGCCTCCACGCCGCCGGCATGCGACCCCTGGGGGCGGTGGTGGATGTGACCAACTACGTCATGCTGGAACTTGGTCAGCCCCTGCACGCCTTCGACCTGGCCCGCCTGGAGGAACACCGCATCGTGGTGCGGCGGGCCCGTCCCGGCGAGCGCCTTCGCACCCTGGACGGGCAGGAGCGGGAACTGACGGAGGAGATGCTGGTCATCGCCGATGCCTGCCGCCCCGTGGGGCTGGCGGGGGTCATGGGCGGGGAAGATACCGAGGTGACTTCCACCACCCGGGAAGTGTTGATGGAGGCGGCCTGGTTCCATCCCGTCAACATCAGGCGCACTTCCCGCCAGCTCGGTTTGCGGACGGGAGCGGCAGCCCGCTTCGAGAAGGGTATTGACCCCGCCGGGGTGCTGGCCGCTTCCCGGCGGGCCTGTTGCCTGCTGGAAGAAATGGGAGTGGCCAGGGTGGTACCAGGTGCCATCGACGTGCGTTCCTGCCCGTACGGGCTCCGGCAGGTCCAGCTGCGGCCGGCCCGGGTGCACACGTTACTGGGCCTGGACATCCCGCCTCCGCAGATCCGGCAGATGCTGGTCCGCCTGGGTTTCGCAGTTTCCCCGCCGGGGTCGGCCCGGGTCGAGGCGCCACCCGGTGACGGCACCGGGGGGCGGTGGCGGGCGGCGTCGGAGGGCGCCAGGGACGGGCGAGGGCAGGCAGCGGCAGAAGGCGGCGAAGACGAGCGATGGGAGGTGGCGGTTCCCACCTGGCGGGGCGACGTGGTGGGGGAGATCGACCTCATCGAGGAAGTGGCGCGTATCTACGGATACGAGCGCATACCCTCAACCCTGCCCGCGGGATCGCCCGCGGCAGGCTACCTCACGCGGGAGCAGCGCCTCATCGGACGGGCCCGCCAGGTGCTGGCCGCGGCGGGGTTCTCGGAGGCACTGACCTTCTCGCTCATTTCCCCCGAGGCATTTGACCGCCTGGGTCTGCAGGGAGATGACCCCCGCCGGCGGGCTCTTACCGTACGCAATCCTCTCAGCGTGGAGTGGAGCGTGCTGCGCACCAGCCTGATCCCCGGGTTGCTCGGCTGCTTGGCCCACAACCAGGCCCACCGGGTGCCGCGGGCCGGGCTGTTCGAGATCTCGGCGGTGTACCTGCCCCGTGAACTGCCGCCCCGGGAACTCCCCGCCGAGCGCCTCCACGTGGCGGGGGCGGCGTACGGCCCGTGGCGGGAGGGCCACTGGAGCGGGGATTCTCCGGAGACCGACTACTTCCTCATGAAGGGCGTGGTCGAGTACCTGCTGGATGCCCTGGGCGTGGGCCCGACCGAGTTCACCCGGGCCGGGGAGCCGTTCCTGCACCCCGGACGGCAGGCCAGGGTGACGGTGGGAGAGCACCTGCTGGGCGTGGTGGGAGAACTGCACCCGCGGGCGGCCCGCGCCCACGAAGTGGAGGGCAGGGTGGCGGTGTTCGAACTCGACTTCACCGCAATCCTGGCCCTGGCCACCGAGGAGCGGCGTTACCGGCCGCTACCCCGCTACCCGGCCGTATCCCGCGATGTAGCCTTCATGCTGGCCGATCACATCCCGGCCGCCCGCGCCGAGGAAGTGATCAGGCGCCACGGCGGGCCCTTCCTGGAGAGCCTGCGGCTGTTCGATGTCTACCGGGGGGAGGGTATCCTGCCCGGTCACCGCAGTCTGGCATACTCCCTGGTGTACCGCTCACCGGAGAAAACCCTCACCGACCGGGAGGTGGATGAGATCCACGCCGGGGTGAGGCGCGCCCTGGAGATCGAGCTGGGTGCTACCCTCCGCTAG
- the pheS gene encoding phenylalanine--tRNA ligase subunit alpha, translated as MARARSLTELEEIRIRYLGKKGLVTRALTQLGSLPPEQRPEFGRQANTLRRAVEEALARRREEIESEEEARRLQDEAVDVTLPGVPVRRGSLHPLYQVAEEVKRIFLGLGFSVAEGPEVEYDWYNFEALNIPRDHPSRDAQESLYITDDILLRTQTSPVQIRVMQSMAPRLPVKVIAPGKVYRRDTVDPTHSFMFHQVEGLLVDRGVTMADLKGVLEEFARQLYGPQTRVRLRPSYFPFTEPSAELDATCPLCGGRGCSTCGTGWLEMAGCGMVHPRVLEVGGYDPEDVAGFAFGMGLDRLTMLKYRITDMRLLFQNDVRFLEQFI; from the coding sequence ATGGCTCGCGCCCGCAGCCTGACGGAACTGGAAGAGATCCGCATCCGCTATCTGGGGAAGAAAGGCCTGGTGACGCGTGCCCTCACGCAACTGGGTAGCCTGCCGCCCGAACAGAGGCCCGAGTTCGGTCGCCAGGCTAACACCCTGCGCCGGGCCGTGGAGGAGGCCCTGGCCCGCCGCCGGGAGGAAATCGAGAGTGAGGAGGAGGCCAGGCGCCTGCAGGACGAGGCGGTGGACGTGACCCTGCCCGGTGTACCCGTGCGCCGCGGTTCTCTGCACCCGCTGTACCAGGTGGCGGAGGAAGTCAAGCGCATCTTCCTGGGGCTTGGCTTCTCGGTGGCGGAGGGGCCGGAGGTGGAATACGACTGGTACAATTTCGAGGCCCTGAACATCCCCCGGGATCACCCGTCCCGGGATGCCCAGGAATCCCTTTACATTACCGATGATATCCTGCTGCGTACGCAGACTTCCCCCGTGCAGATCAGGGTCATGCAGAGCATGGCTCCCCGGCTGCCGGTGAAGGTGATCGCGCCGGGCAAGGTCTACCGGCGCGACACCGTGGATCCCACCCACTCCTTCATGTTCCACCAGGTGGAGGGCCTGCTGGTCGACCGCGGAGTCACCATGGCCGACCTGAAGGGCGTGCTGGAGGAGTTTGCCCGCCAGCTTTACGGCCCCCAGACCCGGGTTCGCCTGCGTCCCAGTTACTTCCCCTTCACGGAACCCAGTGCCGAGCTGGACGCTACCTGTCCCCTGTGCGGGGGTCGGGGGTGCTCCACCTGCGGAACTGGCTGGCTGGAGATGGCGGGTTGCGGTATGGTCCATCCCCGCGTGCTGGAAGTGGGCGGGTACGACCCGGAGGACGTGGCCGGGTTTGCCTTCGGCATGGGCCTGGATCGGCTGACCATGCTCAAGTACCGCATTACCGACATGAGGCTGTTGTTCCAGAACGACGTGCGCTTCCTGGAGCAGTTCATCTGA
- a CDS encoding ribonuclease H-like domain-containing protein, with protein sequence MPVTPAVPEVLFFDLETQFLFQEVGGYFPEKLRLACGVVWSTRHRQFEHYLEDQAAHLVERLRGADLVVGFNVLAFDYRVLAPYAEDRLDGVPTLDMLRELEARLGYRVSLAALALATLGRGKMADGLQSVQWFRQGRLDLVIEYCRGDVQVTRDLFEFGLLHGYLMFPDRTGQKRRVETPWGANQVLRQLWERATA encoded by the coding sequence GTGCCGGTTACTCCCGCGGTTCCCGAGGTACTTTTCTTCGACCTGGAGACCCAATTCCTCTTCCAGGAAGTAGGTGGATACTTCCCGGAAAAACTGCGCCTGGCCTGCGGGGTGGTCTGGAGCACCCGCCACCGGCAGTTCGAACACTACCTGGAAGACCAGGCCGCCCATCTGGTGGAACGCCTGCGCGGGGCCGATCTGGTGGTCGGTTTCAACGTGCTGGCGTTCGATTACCGGGTGCTCGCCCCCTACGCGGAGGACCGGCTCGACGGGGTGCCCACCCTTGACATGCTTCGGGAACTGGAGGCACGCCTGGGATACCGGGTGAGTTTGGCCGCTCTGGCCCTGGCCACCCTGGGCCGGGGTAAGATGGCGGACGGCCTCCAGTCCGTGCAGTGGTTCCGCCAGGGACGCCTCGACCTGGTGATCGAGTACTGCCGGGGTGACGTCCAGGTAACCAGGGACCTTTTCGAGTTCGGGCTCCTTCACGGCTATCTTATGTTCCCCGACCGTACCGGCCAGAAACGCCGGGTGGAAACCCCCTGGGGGGCCAACCAGGTCCTGCGCCAGCTCTGGGAACGGGCCACCGCCTGA
- the polX gene encoding DNA polymerase/3'-5' exonuclease PolX, which yields MTQQASNYQVAWLLEEIGDLLEIKGEDAFKVRAYRRAAQVLRGWAEEVAHVAAAGRLTQIPGVGKALAAKIEEILATGTCRALERLRQEVPAGLRQMLDIPGVGGRTVGTIWRALGITTLGELEAAAREHRLRTIRGLGAKKEEAILHGIELLRVRLERSPLGLAYPVARELAAYLASLPVVARVEIAGSVRRGKDLVKDVDLVVASGEPARVMDFFVHMPVVDEVVLQGETRSQVRTRFGLGVDLRVVSWEEFPCAWQYLTGSAQHNVRLRGRARERGLRLNEYGLFTDDERRLPVAEEADIYRHLGLEFIPPELREDRGEIEAAAQGKLPRLVQEDDLQGDLHCHTDWSDGGNSLEEMARAAMARGYRYLAICDHSRSLTVANGLDAERLARQGAQIEALNRKWEREGVDFRLLRGIEVDILADGRLDLEDEVLAELDVVVASVHSGFRQDAATMTARIERALRNPHVDVLGHPTGRLIGRRSEYAADVKHIFQVAAETGKALEINASPDRLDLCDELAREAALEWGIPLVINTDAHSAGGLDDMHFGVQVARRAWLNKEHVLNCGDPDSVLSFLKKRGTHHD from the coding sequence ATGACGCAGCAAGCGTCCAACTACCAGGTGGCGTGGCTGTTGGAAGAGATCGGTGACCTGCTCGAGATCAAGGGTGAGGACGCCTTCAAGGTGAGGGCCTACCGGCGGGCTGCCCAGGTCCTGCGGGGCTGGGCAGAAGAGGTGGCACATGTGGCCGCCGCAGGCCGTCTTACCCAGATCCCCGGCGTGGGCAAGGCGCTGGCTGCCAAGATCGAGGAGATCCTGGCTACGGGCACGTGCCGGGCCCTGGAGCGGCTGCGACAGGAGGTACCGGCCGGGCTGCGTCAGATGCTGGACATCCCTGGGGTGGGAGGCCGCACGGTGGGAACAATCTGGCGGGCGCTGGGAATCACCACCCTGGGTGAGCTGGAAGCCGCCGCCCGCGAACACCGCCTGAGGACCATCCGCGGGCTGGGGGCCAAGAAGGAGGAAGCCATCCTGCACGGGATCGAGCTCCTGCGCGTGCGCCTGGAGCGAAGCCCCCTGGGCCTGGCATACCCTGTCGCTCGGGAACTGGCGGCATATCTGGCCAGCCTGCCGGTGGTGGCAAGGGTGGAAATAGCGGGGAGCGTCAGGCGAGGAAAAGACCTGGTCAAGGATGTCGACCTGGTGGTGGCCTCGGGAGAGCCGGCCCGGGTGATGGATTTCTTCGTGCACATGCCGGTGGTGGACGAGGTGGTGCTGCAGGGGGAGACCAGGTCTCAGGTCAGGACCCGTTTCGGGCTGGGAGTCGACCTGCGCGTCGTCTCCTGGGAGGAATTCCCTTGCGCCTGGCAGTACCTCACCGGGTCTGCCCAGCACAATGTGCGCCTGCGCGGCCGGGCCCGGGAACGGGGATTGCGGCTCAATGAGTACGGTCTCTTCACCGACGATGAGCGGCGCCTGCCGGTGGCAGAGGAAGCCGACATTTACCGCCATCTGGGGCTGGAGTTCATCCCGCCCGAACTGCGGGAAGACAGGGGGGAAATCGAGGCAGCCGCGCAGGGGAAGCTGCCCCGCCTCGTCCAGGAGGACGATTTGCAGGGGGACCTGCACTGTCACACGGACTGGTCGGACGGGGGGAACTCCTTGGAGGAAATGGCGCGTGCGGCCATGGCTCGTGGATACCGGTACTTGGCCATTTGCGACCACTCGCGCAGCCTGACGGTGGCCAACGGGCTGGACGCTGAGCGCCTGGCCCGCCAGGGAGCCCAGATCGAGGCCCTTAACCGCAAGTGGGAGCGGGAAGGTGTGGATTTCCGGCTGCTGCGGGGGATCGAAGTGGATATCCTTGCCGATGGCCGGCTGGATCTGGAAGACGAGGTGCTGGCCGAACTGGACGTGGTGGTGGCCTCCGTGCACAGCGGTTTCCGTCAGGACGCGGCTACCATGACTGCCCGCATCGAGCGCGCGCTGAGGAACCCTCATGTGGACGTCCTGGGGCACCCCACCGGGCGCCTCATCGGGCGCCGGTCGGAGTATGCGGCGGACGTCAAACACATTTTCCAGGTGGCCGCGGAAACGGGGAAAGCCCTGGAGATCAACGCCTCACCCGACCGCCTGGACCTTTGCGATGAACTGGCCCGGGAAGCAGCCCTGGAGTGGGGCATCCCGCTGGTCATCAACACCGATGCCCACAGCGCGGGGGGCCTGGACGACATGCACTTCGGCGTGCAGGTGGCTCGCCGCGCCTGGCTCAACAAGGAGCACGTGCTGAACTGCGGCGACCCCGATTCTGTGCTCTCCTTCCTCAAGAAACGAGGCACGCACCACGACTGA
- a CDS encoding RNA methyltransferase: protein MRSLGARDERQRQGLTVVEGRRLVAEALEARVALPVVLYTPELAGHPEGIPLLERAAGAGSRLLCVAPEALEACAQTVTPQGVVAVGEFSEQPLPPGELTSPQGVLVALDDVQDPGNVGTIVRAGLAAGARGLLLGPGTAELSSPKTLRASMGAVFRVQAWRVPDWGVLARLRERGWRVAGTQTRGGLPPYGVDLTGGVVILLGNEARGLSRGLEEMADVAVSIPMPGGAESLNVAMAGTILLYESVRQQAVVRPGGV from the coding sequence GTGCGGAGTCTGGGAGCGAGAGATGAGCGGCAGCGGCAGGGCCTCACGGTAGTCGAGGGTCGCCGGCTGGTGGCCGAGGCCCTGGAGGCGCGGGTGGCCCTGCCTGTGGTTTTGTATACCCCGGAACTGGCTGGCCATCCGGAAGGGATTCCCCTGCTGGAGCGGGCCGCGGGGGCGGGTAGCCGGCTGCTGTGCGTGGCCCCCGAGGCCCTGGAAGCATGTGCCCAGACCGTCACTCCCCAGGGTGTGGTGGCCGTGGGGGAGTTCAGCGAGCAGCCCTTGCCCCCGGGCGAACTCACCTCCCCGCAGGGGGTACTGGTGGCACTGGACGACGTGCAGGACCCGGGCAATGTGGGTACCATCGTCCGGGCCGGCCTGGCGGCGGGCGCGCGGGGTCTGTTGCTGGGTCCGGGCACGGCAGAACTCTCTTCTCCCAAGACGCTGCGGGCCAGCATGGGGGCTGTTTTCCGGGTGCAAGCCTGGCGGGTGCCGGACTGGGGTGTGCTGGCCCGCCTGAGGGAGCGGGGATGGCGGGTGGCGGGCACGCAGACCCGGGGAGGGTTACCCCCTTACGGAGTTGACCTCACGGGGGGCGTGGTGATCCTGCTGGGCAATGAGGCGCGGGGGCTCTCCCGAGGTCTGGAAGAGATGGCAGATGTGGCGGTTTCGATCCCCATGCCGGGCGGGGCGGAATCGCTCAACGTGGCCATGGCCGGAACAATCCTTTTATACGAAAGTGTACGCCAGCAGGCCGTTGTGCGCCCTGGGGGCGTGTGA
- a CDS encoding GNAT family N-acetyltransferase: MYQIRQLEPRDYGAVSEAIAGWLDISWAGQVAPGYFLHFADTGFVAEEDGELIGFLLGFVSQARPGEAYIHLAGVHPDRRGAGVGRRLYETFFTAVEERGCHTVSAITGPLGPESLAFHRSLGFEVIPGGVAVDWGEGAAGGAGTDSGAGTGAAVGAGAGAQMPRALLRKQLYPPGTKLQEMTVEERLYHRVRGASVAEMVAMLRELQRHFGPAAVEVAARGLAQLHRRRWRQRAQELGKDDLDTYLRLRFLSNPLVTCGVRFEGATAVLRVSRCLWAEKFRELDAADLGYVLCCRMGEYSARGFNPAFGRSLRSTLMQGDTHCDYRLWDRRSAPPVSP; this comes from the coding sequence GTGTACCAGATCAGGCAATTGGAGCCGCGGGATTACGGAGCCGTTTCGGAGGCCATAGCGGGGTGGCTGGACATTTCCTGGGCCGGCCAGGTGGCCCCGGGGTACTTCCTGCACTTTGCCGATACCGGCTTTGTGGCCGAAGAAGACGGCGAGCTGATAGGGTTCCTGTTGGGGTTCGTGTCCCAAGCGCGACCAGGGGAGGCGTACATCCACCTGGCGGGAGTGCACCCCGACCGGCGAGGCGCGGGGGTGGGACGCCGGCTGTACGAAACCTTTTTTACCGCCGTGGAGGAGCGGGGGTGCCACACCGTGTCCGCCATCACCGGTCCCCTCGGCCCCGAGTCCCTTGCTTTCCACCGCAGTCTGGGGTTTGAGGTGATTCCCGGGGGTGTGGCGGTGGACTGGGGGGAGGGGGCTGCGGGCGGGGCCGGCACCGACAGCGGAGCGGGCACCGGCGCCGCGGTGGGGGCCGGGGCGGGAGCGCAGATGCCCAGAGCCCTCTTGCGCAAACAGCTTTATCCGCCCGGGACGAAGCTGCAGGAGATGACGGTGGAGGAGCGCCTGTACCACCGGGTGCGGGGGGCCAGCGTCGCGGAAATGGTGGCCATGCTGCGGGAGTTGCAGCGCCACTTCGGACCCGCGGCGGTCGAGGTGGCGGCCCGGGGGCTTGCCCAATTGCACCGGCGCCGCTGGAGGCAGCGGGCCCAGGAACTGGGCAAAGACGATCTGGACACCTACCTGCGGCTGCGCTTCCTGAGTAACCCCCTGGTGACGTGCGGAGTGAGGTTCGAAGGGGCCACTGCGGTGCTGCGTGTCTCCCGTTGCCTGTGGGCGGAGAAGTTTCGGGAGCTCGATGCTGCTGACCTGGGATATGTGCTATGCTGCCGCATGGGGGAGTACTCTGCCCGGGGGTTCAACCCCGCGTTCGGGCGGTCCCTGCGGAGCACTCTCATGCAGGGTGACACTCACTGCGACTACCGACTGTGGGACCGCCGCAGCGCTCCGCCCGTCTCACCTTGA
- a CDS encoding copper amine oxidase N-terminal domain-containing protein produces MSRKSSIVRWLLIAGLASWIALFSALAGSDRALADTVPTQAMEIRFTIGERRYFVNGAERLMDASPFVKEDRSYVPVRYLAEPMGALVGWEGPLQRVTLTFPGKRVELFIGRPVVVVNGEEKPIPVAPLVKEGRTYLPARFVAEAFGYKVDWEPRTHTVVISRADWANPYSLWVFDQPPLDYLKEVGATGTAWSVFFWGRNPEDEAYVRQLHGAGYRVLSNLPSDQGSQWLSEEGWKGLDPALIEAGASRKNDGSIVYFDLGSNKIRSAYMDHNSPAWQNYLETMVKEHIDGGADGILIDGLQGPAVSVFYGGNFSRDTMAGFRDHLARKFSPDVLVAKFGISDINNFDYGRYLAARGIKSAYDDPNPELLQEYLRFMYASRISYLKKLVGQAKEQGGPNLIIAGNAYQFGPSYQPILPLLDLVVSELPMGALPEGKQAGLYLLAKSIVGPKPMVGFPDIYTLATLSPQDYGLWRHWLAEALSCGGTVMLPHNAFTMGAGSFTLPAGEIAPYTRFLRAHPEVYTPEAKSLARVAVLYDLGSTLFEWNAWQSYLDLTKAMQEQHIPYDVLFLGDGELAAGGVSGEDLQRYSAVVVPPLHKCLAAGQSLSAYASSGGKILRVQPGTIGQVGLLLRQMGVNPGLETDASPSLGVFPYVTPWGGVVHLVNYAYDYSRHDFQPQTSITLKLTVPAGADVSGMTLKLMTPDGKDGSSETVLPWKLEGGTIVFTVPEVRCYAVVALGR; encoded by the coding sequence GTGAGCCGGAAGAGTTCAATTGTGCGGTGGCTGCTGATTGCGGGCCTTGCGTCCTGGATAGCGCTTTTTTCTGCGCTGGCTGGCTCGGACCGGGCTCTGGCTGACACCGTGCCGACGCAGGCGATGGAAATCAGGTTCACCATCGGGGAGAGGCGGTATTTCGTTAACGGTGCAGAGCGGCTCATGGATGCCTCGCCGTTCGTCAAAGAAGATCGGTCCTATGTCCCGGTTAGATATCTGGCTGAGCCTATGGGTGCTCTGGTGGGGTGGGAGGGTCCCCTGCAGCGGGTAACTCTTACGTTTCCTGGCAAGAGGGTGGAGCTTTTCATAGGCAGGCCCGTCGTGGTGGTGAATGGCGAAGAAAAGCCCATCCCGGTGGCCCCCCTGGTGAAGGAGGGCCGGACCTACCTGCCGGCAAGGTTTGTGGCCGAGGCGTTCGGGTACAAGGTGGATTGGGAGCCCCGCACGCACACCGTTGTCATCTCGAGGGCGGACTGGGCCAACCCATACAGCCTCTGGGTTTTTGATCAACCACCACTCGACTATCTGAAAGAGGTGGGCGCCACTGGTACGGCCTGGTCGGTGTTTTTCTGGGGCCGCAATCCTGAAGATGAAGCCTACGTCCGGCAGCTCCATGGGGCTGGTTACCGGGTGCTCTCCAACCTCCCCAGTGACCAAGGCTCACAGTGGCTCAGCGAGGAAGGCTGGAAGGGACTTGACCCAGCGCTCATCGAGGCGGGAGCCAGCAGGAAAAACGATGGTTCCATCGTCTATTTCGACCTCGGCAGCAACAAGATAAGGTCCGCCTACATGGACCATAACAGCCCGGCCTGGCAAAACTACCTCGAGACTATGGTCAAGGAGCACATCGACGGCGGCGCCGATGGCATCCTCATCGACGGGCTGCAGGGGCCGGCAGTAAGTGTCTTCTACGGGGGCAATTTTTCGCGGGATACCATGGCCGGTTTCAGAGATCATCTGGCCCGAAAATTCTCTCCGGACGTCCTGGTGGCCAAATTCGGCATAAGCGACATCAACAATTTCGATTACGGGCGTTACCTGGCTGCCAGGGGGATCAAGTCCGCCTATGACGACCCCAACCCCGAGCTTCTCCAGGAGTATCTCCGTTTCATGTACGCCAGCCGCATCTCGTATCTCAAGAAGCTGGTGGGGCAGGCCAAAGAGCAGGGCGGACCCAACCTGATCATCGCGGGCAACGCCTACCAGTTCGGCCCGAGCTACCAACCCATCCTGCCCCTCCTCGACCTCGTCGTCTCCGAGCTGCCCATGGGGGCTTTACCGGAGGGAAAGCAGGCCGGCCTGTACCTTCTGGCCAAGTCCATCGTCGGTCCCAAGCCTATGGTCGGGTTCCCGGATATTTACACCCTGGCAACCCTCTCCCCTCAGGACTACGGCCTGTGGCGTCACTGGCTGGCGGAAGCCCTCTCCTGCGGGGGGACGGTCATGCTGCCTCACAACGCCTTTACCATGGGCGCGGGCAGCTTCACCTTGCCGGCCGGAGAAATCGCCCCGTACACGCGTTTCTTGCGGGCGCACCCGGAGGTGTACACGCCGGAGGCCAAGAGTTTGGCCAGGGTGGCCGTGCTCTACGATCTGGGTTCGACCCTGTTTGAGTGGAATGCCTGGCAAAGCTACCTGGACTTGACGAAGGCGATGCAGGAGCAGCACATCCCTTACGATGTGCTATTCCTCGGCGACGGCGAGTTGGCTGCTGGCGGGGTGTCGGGGGAGGATCTGCAGCGGTATTCGGCCGTGGTGGTTCCTCCACTGCACAAGTGCCTTGCTGCCGGACAAAGCCTCTCGGCTTATGCGTCTTCCGGTGGAAAGATCCTGCGGGTACAGCCCGGTACCATCGGCCAGGTCGGCTTGCTCTTGCGGCAGATGGGGGTTAACCCCGGGCTGGAGACCGACGCCTCGCCATCCCTCGGCGTGTTCCCCTACGTCACTCCCTGGGGCGGGGTCGTCCATCTCGTTAACTATGCCTACGACTATTCGCGGCACGACTTTCAGCCCCAAACCAGCATCACGCTGAAGCTGACGGTGCCTGCTGGTGCGGATGTTTCGGGCATGACCCTGAAACTGATGACCCCCGACGGGAAAGATGGATCATCGGAGACGGTGCTGCCCTGGAAGCTTGAGGGTGGCACGATTGTCTTCACGGTGCCGGAGGTGCGCTGTTATGCGGTGGTGGCGCTGGGAAGGTAG